In Rhodamnia argentea isolate NSW1041297 chromosome 11, ASM2092103v1, whole genome shotgun sequence, one genomic interval encodes:
- the LOC115739335 gene encoding uncharacterized protein LOC115739335, protein MAVATAAAQPLSCRFMPKRVCFSFAAYAKSLIDHLVSCNIPVLEGLTEAEFAYLESGFSLDFPPDLRSILREGLPVGPGFVNWRSSSPQQLQILASLPGRSLIKEVSQSGFWCDAWGERPSDRDGAVELAKRLLEESPVLVPVYRSCYIPASPNAAGNPVFYIDGGDVRVLSFDLAGFFQESEWMRIGVFRPARKVPPRIGAPAWAAKEPRWIEFWSDVAERGGRREQPAVTAARGSTRGWWCGGGGGGGKLGACLEEAYWRLRDGGWREEEVREMLSMDGCDGRVKAGDDVARSQEGLAWHVRAWSLELLRAGWSKGDVAETLGINVDEKSEVGLCVPDDRG, encoded by the coding sequence ATGGCGGTCGCGACGGCGGCGGCGCAGCCGCTGAGCTGCCGCTTCATGCCTAAGAGGGTCTGCTTCTCCTTCGCGGCCTACGCCAAGAGCCTCATCGACCACCTCGTCTCCTGCAACATCCCCGTCCTCGAAGGCCTCACGGAGGCTGAATTCGCCTACCTGGAGTCCGGCTTCTCCCTCGATTTCCCGCCAGACCTCCGGTCGATCCTCCGGGAAGGTCTCCCCGTCGGTCCCGGGTTCGTCAACTGGCGGTCGTCTTCCCCGCAGCAGCTCCAGATTCTCGCGAGCCTCCCGGGCCGGAGCCTGATCAAGGAGGTGTCGCAGAGCGGTTTCTGGTGCGACGCGTGGGGCGAGAGGCCAAGCGATCGCGACGGAGCGGTCGAGTTAGCGAAGAGGTTGTTGGAAGAATCGCCGGTTCTGGTGCCGGTTTACCGGAGCTGCTACATCCCGGCGTCGCCGAACGCCGCCGGCAATCCGGTTTTCTACATTGACGGGGGGGACGTCCGCGTGCTGAGCTTCGACCTCGCCGGATTCTTCCAGGAGTCCGAGTGGATGCGCATCGGCGTCTTCCGGCCGGCCCGGAAGGTGCCGCCGAGAATCGGGGCGCCGGCGTGGGCCGCGAAGGAGCCGCGGTGGATCGAGTTCTGGAGCGACGTGGCGGAGAGAGGCGGGAGGCGGGAGCAGCCGGCGGTGACGGCTGCGCGAGGGAGCACGCGCGGGTGGTGGTGCGGCGGTGGCGGAGGTGGAGGCAAGCTCGGGGCGTGCTTGGAGGAGGCGTACTGGAGGCTGAGGGACGGAGGCTGGAGGGAGGAGGAAGTGAGGGAGATGTTGTCGATGGACGGCTGCGATGGGAGGGTGAAGGCGGGGGATGACGTGGCGAGATCCCAGGAAGGCCTTGCTTGGCACGTGAGAGCGTGGTCTCTGGAATTATTGCGTGCGGGATGGAGCAAGGGGGATGTGGCGGAGACTCTTGGGATCAACGTTGACGAGAAGAGCGAGGTCGGTCTCTGTGTTCCTGATGATCGAGGCTAA